DNA from uncultured Cohaesibacter sp.:
CGGACAGATTTGCAATACAACATTGCGTGCCCAAAATACAAAAATATTTATACGTACGTATTTTGCATCGCAGGTATTTGCCGATTTTTCGCCATTACGTCTCGAAAATGTAATTTTCTTTACAGCTTAACCTATAAATTTTGGATCGTAATTAGCTGCTCTTCTCCGTAGGCTTGCCACAGAAAGACAGGAGCAGCCATGAAGAGCGCGCTAAATTTTGATGTAATTGTTGTTGGTGCCGGAATAATCGGCGCCTCTATCGCTTGGCATCTTTCCCAAAAAGGCAAGACGGTCTGTGTGCTAGACAGCAAAGGTCCGGCGGCAGCGGCCTCCGGAGCGTCAGACGGTGCTGTGTCGGTCTGTTCAAAGCGCCCCGGCCTGATGGCCACGCTGGCCCATGAATCCCTTGGCATCACCAAGGAGCTTGCAAGGGACGGCGGTCCCTTGAATACCGTCTTCAAAGAGCGCCCATCTTTCATTTTTGCCAGAGGCGAGGAAGAGGATACCGTAGTCGGAGATCTCGCCAACCGCCTCGAAAAGGCAAAAGGCGCGACGCGGGTCTACAAGGATCATCAGCTGCCGAGCGACGCGATCAACGGCCTGTCAGCCTCAATCACCCGTTTGCTGGAAGTGCATGGCGAAGGCCATATGCTTGGCTATGACGCGACCTTCAATTATCTGACGGACGAGCACGTCAAAAAGATCTACCCAGCCAATCTTCTGTCATGGGAACAAAGACCGTCCGGAGCCATCCGGGTCACCACGTCATCTTGCGAGATTGAGTGCGACCAGCTTGTTCTTGCGACCGGGCTGGGAACATCCAGCTTTTTCCCCGATCTGCCGATCTATTCCCATGTCGGCCAGATTATCGTGACCGACCGGGGCGGAGGAGAGGGGGCGGAGCTGCCGGGTGCGCTGACCTCTGCGGCCTATCTGATGAGCAAAATCAGAGCCGATAGCCAGAAAGCCCATATTCCGGTCGTGCTGGATCCTGTCGACACCGGCCAATTGTTGATCGGCTCGTCTCGAGAGCGTGGCCGGACGACACGACACACCGATTTCTCCACCGTCAAACGCTTGCTGATATCCGCGACGGAAGCCTATCCACCGCTGGCTTTGCGCCGGGTCATTCGCGTTTTTGCCGGTGCCCGGTCGGCTGTCGAAGACGGGCTTCCCATTGTCGGTGCGGTGCCGGACATGCCGAATGTACACATCGTCACCGGTTTTGAGGGGGATGGTATCTGCCTGTCCGCCCTCATGGGTAGGGAAGTCTCGAAGAGCCTGTGTGGTGGCACTCTGGATTCCAGTCTTGCAGCCCTCTCTCCCGCCCGTTTTCTGAGTTCGGCTACCCTCCCATGCGCGGCATCGGCCAACACTTCTCCGGCGGCGCACAAAGGCTTTATCGCATGACAAATTCCATTCTCTGGGACGGCGTGGCTGTTCCCTTCAAACCCGGCGAAAGCATTTCCGATGCCTTGCGGCGCCACGGCCTGTTGTCTGCCGCTCCGATCTTCTGCGGCATTGGCCAGTGCCAGAATTGTCTGGTGTTGATCGAAGGCAGAGGGGTCAGAGAAGCCTGTCTTTCAAAATGCGAACCGGATCTGAAAGTCAGCGCCCTCAAGGGGAAAGCCGCCGAAGCCTTGCGGCAATCTGCCTCCAAAGGAGACCATCATGGCCTGTGAGTCTCGAATTGTTGTTGTCGGCGCGGGGCCTGCCGGTCTCTCTGCTGCTGTTACGCTTGCCCGTCATGATCTTCCGGTCACTCTCATCGACAGAGCTCAAACGATTGGCGGCGCGATCTATCGGCAAAACCAGCTCGGCGACAGGAAATTGCGGCTGACCCGCGCCCATGAGAAGCGGTGGGCACGACTGAAGGCCGGGTTTGAAACCTGTGGCACCATGATCGATTTTCGGTCCCAGACCCGCTTTGCCGGAGCTGACTGGCGCGGCGCTGTCTTTCTGGCCTCTGATGTCAGTGGGGCGTCTGAGATCACGATCCCCGCCGGGCTGATCGTGGCCACCGGTGCGCGTGAGTTGGCCCGTCCACGGATCGGCTGGACGGAAGCGGGGGTGACGACGGTCGGGGCCCTGCAGATCGGAATGAAATCGACAGGATTTGCACCTGAGGGCAGGATCGTTCTCGCAGGCTCAGGGCCGCTGCTTCTCGTTGCTGCAGCCCAACTGGCGCGATTGGGCAATCCTCCGGCCGCCGTGATCGAGGCAGGCCGTCCATTTTCCAACCTGGTCGAAGGGCTAAAGCTGCCGCTTTCCTACAAGCTGGAAGCCATGGAGCTGATTGCCACCCTTCTCAAGCATCGGGTTCCGATCATGACAGGTGCCAACCTCATATCGATTGAGAAAGAACAGGATGGCTCCTTCCGCCTGACGATGGAAACGGACAAGGGCGCAAGGAAAAGTATTTCAGCGGATCATGTCGGCCTGCACGATGGCATTGTGACCAACGCCGGTGGCGTGGGTGACCTTAGCGCCATCCCGACAGAGAAGGCGGGTGATTGTTCTCATGTGCTCGGTGCTGCTGCGTCCGAGGCAGACGGCATTCTTGCTGCCTGCAAGCTGATGAAAAAGCTCGGCCACCATATCACCCTGCCGCAGGACATCGTTGCACAGCATGAGAAGGAGCGGAGGGCACAGGCCCTGATCAAGACGCTCTACACGCCACGCAAGGTGCCTGACATCCACGATCTTCCGGACCAGACAGTCCTCTGCCGTTGCGAGAACCGCACGGTTGGTGATCTTCGCCAACTGCAGGACAAGGACGGCGATAGCGTGAGGGCGCTGCGCCTTCGTGGACGCTTTGGTATGGGGCCCTGTCAGGGGCGTTTCTGCCTCCGTTGGGTCTCGGACTATGCGTCCGGCACGCCTGAAGAAGCCGATCTCTCCGGAGAGAGATGGCCCACCATTCCCATTTCGGTCTCCGCCTTCACTGACGCCACTGACCAGACAGCAAATATCTAACCAATCAGTTCAAATCATTCAGATAGATCGCACCCGAGTGCGACAAGGAAATAGCATGACATCACTTGCCACCCCATCCCTCATGACCGCGCCGACCACCTTCAACATCACCAACCCCTATGATGGCAAAACAGTCGGTGAGCTCTTAGCATCGTCTGATGCCGAGGTTCTTCAGGCAATCATTCGGGCAAAGAAGGCCGCTAAAGAGTTTCGTCACTCGATGCCCTTCGAACGCCGGGCCATTCTCAACAAACTGGCCGATCTGATTGCCCTTGAAGCGGAGAGCCTTGCCCAGACTGTTTGTCTGGAAATGGGCAAGACAATCCGGGAGGCCCGCAACGAGATCCGCAGAGCAGGCAATACCCTGCGCCTGTCGGGCGATGCCGCCACGTTCCTCAA
Protein-coding regions in this window:
- a CDS encoding FAD-dependent oxidoreductase; this encodes MACESRIVVVGAGPAGLSAAVTLARHDLPVTLIDRAQTIGGAIYRQNQLGDRKLRLTRAHEKRWARLKAGFETCGTMIDFRSQTRFAGADWRGAVFLASDVSGASEITIPAGLIVATGARELARPRIGWTEAGVTTVGALQIGMKSTGFAPEGRIVLAGSGPLLLVAAAQLARLGNPPAAVIEAGRPFSNLVEGLKLPLSYKLEAMELIATLLKHRVPIMTGANLISIEKEQDGSFRLTMETDKGARKSISADHVGLHDGIVTNAGGVGDLSAIPTEKAGDCSHVLGAAASEADGILAACKLMKKLGHHITLPQDIVAQHEKERRAQALIKTLYTPRKVPDIHDLPDQTVLCRCENRTVGDLRQLQDKDGDSVRALRLRGRFGMGPCQGRFCLRWVSDYASGTPEEADLSGERWPTIPISVSAFTDATDQTANI
- a CDS encoding FAD-binding oxidoreductase: MKSALNFDVIVVGAGIIGASIAWHLSQKGKTVCVLDSKGPAAAASGASDGAVSVCSKRPGLMATLAHESLGITKELARDGGPLNTVFKERPSFIFARGEEEDTVVGDLANRLEKAKGATRVYKDHQLPSDAINGLSASITRLLEVHGEGHMLGYDATFNYLTDEHVKKIYPANLLSWEQRPSGAIRVTTSSCEIECDQLVLATGLGTSSFFPDLPIYSHVGQIIVTDRGGGEGAELPGALTSAAYLMSKIRADSQKAHIPVVLDPVDTGQLLIGSSRERGRTTRHTDFSTVKRLLISATEAYPPLALRRVIRVFAGARSAVEDGLPIVGAVPDMPNVHIVTGFEGDGICLSALMGREVSKSLCGGTLDSSLAALSPARFLSSATLPCAASANTSPAAHKGFIA
- a CDS encoding 2Fe-2S iron-sulfur cluster-binding protein, which codes for MTNSILWDGVAVPFKPGESISDALRRHGLLSAAPIFCGIGQCQNCLVLIEGRGVREACLSKCEPDLKVSALKGKAAEALRQSASKGDHHGL